One Candidatus Zixiibacteriota bacterium genomic window, TTGAGGCCGAACTTCTCTCGAACCCTGGCCAGAATCTGGAGGCCCTGCTCACCCAGACCCTGGAACGTATACGGTGAACTGCGCGGTTTGAAAGCCCCGCCCCGGAAGATCTTCACGCCCTGCCGAGCAACTACCTCGGCCACCGCGAAGCACTGCTCTTCGCTTTCGACTGAACAGGGCCCCGCCATCACCGTGAACTCGTCCCCACCGACCCTCACCCCGCCCAGGTCCACGACCGTGTCATCGGGGTGGATTTCGCGGCTGACCAGGTGATAGGCCCGGGTGACATGAATGACTTCCTGCACGCCGGGCAGGTTGGCAATTCGGTCGGAATCGACCTGCTGTTTGTTGCCGGTAACACCGATCGCGGTTCTGAGCGTGCCGAACATCGGGTGCGCGGTCAAACCCATCTTTTCGATCACTTCGCACACCCTCGCCACCAGATCGGGCGTGGCCGATCGAGCCATGACTACTAACATCGCACTCCCCCGGCGCAAACAAGCTTTGATCTCAATAAGGTCATCGTGTCGCTCTACATTGCTTCCGGGGCCTGTAACCCTAGAAGGTACAATCCCTCGTTAATAACGGTCTGCACCGATTTTACCAGCGCCATTCTTGCTGTGGTGAGGTCAGCGTTGTCAGAAATGATCTTATCTATCCGTCCCTGCTCATCCTTGCGCTGATACACCTTGTTGAATGCCGAGCCCAGCTTGAGCAGGTGGCTCGAGATGAAATAAGGCTCGTACTGTTCGCCGGCATCTACAACCACACCCGGGAAATCGGCAAGCAGCTCAATTACCCGTTGTTCCTCCGGCTGGTTCAACAGCGCTAAATCGACATCCCTGGTGATTTCGGCGCCGTACTTGCGAATGACGGAGCAGAGGCGGGCGTGGGTGTACTGAAGATACGGCCCGGTCTCGCCGTCGAAATTGAGCACCTCGGCCCAGCGAAAATCGATATCCCGCTGCCGCCTGAGAGACAGTTGCGAGAAGATGACCGCCCCCACACCGACCATGCGGGCGATCTTGTCGGCGTCCGGAAGTTCGGGGTTCTTCTCTCGGATCATATCGCTGGATAGCCGCGCTGCCTCATTAATGACATCCTCGAGTAACACGGTGTTACCCCTGCGGGTGGACATCATCTGGCCGTCGAACCGCACCCAACCGAAGTCGACATGCCTGATCCGGCCGCTCATCCGTTTGTCGGGCGGGACCTGCTCGGCGTCTTCCAGCTTGGCGATGACCTTAAAGCACTGCTTGAAGTGATCCGATTGGGCAACATTTACAACATACAGTGACTCATGGAAGCCGGGATATTTTTCCCATCGATACTCGATGCCGGCCAGATCACGGGTAGCATACAACGTGGCGCCGTCGGATTTGCGTAAGAGCAGCGGAGGCAGGTTGGTTTCGCCAAGATCGACCACCAGCGCGCCCTGGGATCGCGAGGTCAGCCCGGCCCGCTCCAGCCGCTGAATCATCGCTTCCATCCGGTCGTTGAGCACTGATTCGCCGTAGGTCCAGTCGAACTCTATACCGAGCAATCCGTATATGCGGTTGAATTCGGCGTACGAAATCTGTTTGAACCGCTCCCACAGAGCGACCGCGCTTGGCCCACCCTGCTCCAGTTCTTTGAATGCCAGGCGGGCCTCGTCCTCGAGCGCGGGGTTTTCGTGGGCCTCGCGATGAAACCGGACATACAACTGGAGCAGGTTCTTGACGGCGTCTCCCTGAAGCATCTCTTCGCTGCCCCACTTGCGGAAAGCGACTATCATCTTGCCGAACTGGGTGCCCCAGTCGCCCGGGTAGTTGATCCCGAGGGCGTGATAGCCGAGCTTCTTGTAGATCCGGCGTAGCGAGTGGCCGATGATTGTCGAGCGAAGGTGTCCGATTCCGAACGGTTTGGCGATATTGGGCGAGGAGTACTCGACCAGGTTGATTTGTCCTTTCCCAAGGTCACTATCGCCGTAGCGGTTGCCACGGGTGAGAATCTCTGACAACACTTCGGTGGTAAACGCGACCGGGTCGATTCGAGCGTTCAGGTAACCGCCGATCGACTCGCACCGGAGCGAGGACGCGGCGTCAACTGATGACAGCGCCTTGTTGATCAGCGGGCCCAGCCTGGCGGCTATATCGGCCGGCTTCTGCCTGAGCAACCGACTGTAACGAAAGACCGGCAAGCAGAACCGGCCCATGGTCGGATCCTTGGGGGGAACAAGCTGAGCCAATAGCGCAGGCAAACCGAACGCATCGCTTTCGCCCTGAGGTTGCGGAGCGTCCGGGTACGCCGCTTTGAACGCGGCCGAAACCGCTTCTGCGAACTGCTTTTGGTATCTGTCCTTAACCATCGAGCTTCCTGGCCCACATTCGACGGGGGCTAATATCTCGTGTCAGGGGCTATCAGGCAATCAATAATATGCCGAACTGCCCGCGGTGTAAGTTTTGCGAGAGAAAGGACTTAGGGCGCGGGATCGGCACCTGAGTCTATACCCGCGCATCCCCGGGGAGGTACCAGCCGTTACGGTCCTCGCGGCGTTTCTCCACCCGCGAGAAGAAGACATAGTATGCCAGCGAGGCGAGCACGTACAGCGCAACGGCAACATTGAGCACCACCGTGTAGCCGTACCTCTCGATGAGATTGCCGCCGAGCGCCACCGAGAACATCCAGGAACCGGTCCAGGAAATCATGAGAATGGCGTTTACCAGCCCCTGCTCCCCTTTTTCGGAGAGCTCCATGCTGAAGTTGTTGTTTATCGGCACCCCCATGTTCATTAGCGCACCGCGTATGATAAACGCCGGCACCGCCAGGTAAAGAGAGTGGGTGTACGCCAGGATCAGCATGAACGGAATTGACGCCATCTGGGTCCATACAATTGTGCGGACCAGACCAAAGCGTGGCGTTATCAGCGGCCCGCAAAGCGTGCCTGCCAGCATCCCGAACGACAGCAAAATGAAATAGAATCCGATCCGATCAGGGGACAGACCGAACCGATCGCGAAAATAGAGATTCAAAAACGGAATAATCAAACCGGCCCCGATCCCGATCAGGAGGTTAACTGTGGTCAGGCGGAGGTAGAATCCGCCGCGACGACGGAACTGTTCGCGGTTCAGGCCGAACCAATGTTCTTCGGCCGAAGGCGGCGAGGCCTTTATGAGACTGAGCGGTATGACCGCGGCGAGGCTGATCGCCAGCGCCACGTAGAGCGTCACCTGGTAACCGAGAATGATATTGCCGGTTTGATCGCCAATTAGTTTGACCAGATTTCCCGAACCCCAGGAGCCAATCATTCCGGCCAGCAAGTGCGTTCCAAAGGAGAACGAGAATAGGTGAGTGCGCTCAGCCTGGGTCGAGTTCCTCATATAGAAAGGACCGGACGCCACCCGGAAGAAGGCGAACGCCATCCCTCCCAGCAGGCCAAAGCCAAGCAGGAACTCAAACTCAGTCCAGGTGGTGAGTCCATACGAGAAGAACGTCATCAGCAGGCAGCAGCCAATCAGCAGCGGTTTTAGACTGATGCGGCTGAGCACCATCGCGGCCGGAATGGCAATTAAGGTCATTCCTACTGCCCGGCTCGACTGCACGTAGCCGATCTGCCCCTCGACAAACCCAAGCTCCTTCAAGTACAGATTCAGCAGCAGTTCGAAGACACTGTAGTTGAACCCTATGAGGAACGAACCGATCAGGTACAGCCGGGCGTTGCGCGAGAACATCTGCACCGAGGCCATATAAGCGTCGATCGCGCCCCTGGCTCGGTTCCAGATTCCGCCAGGCGAGATCGTTTCGGTGCGACGATGTAGATCAACGGTCATCGGTTAATCCAACAGGGTGATCATCAGGTTTCAAGACTACCCACGAAATTGTCCAGTATCTGCCTGCCCGATGGTGTCAGCACTGATTCCGGATGAAACTGCACGCCGTACACCGGCCATTGCCGGTGCGCAATTCCCATGACAACCCCGTCGTCAGACCAGGCGGTAACCGCGAGAAACTGGGGCACTGTTTCCATCGCCACCACCAACGAATGGTAGCGCCCTGCGGTCATCGGCGAGTTTACCCCTCTGAAAAGCAGTGACCCGTCGTGACAGACCACCGAGGTCTTCCCGTGCATTAAAGACGGCGCATACTCTATTTGCGCACCGAATACTCGGCCGATGGCCTGGTGGCCGAGACAGACGCCCAGAATCGGGACCTTCCCGGCCGCCTCGCGAATCAGAGCTTCGAGTATACCGGCGTTTTCCGGACGGCCGGGTCCAGGTGAGAGGACAATGCCCGACGGCCTCATAGCGAGAACCTCAGAGACAGACACTTCATCGTTCCGGGCCACGCACACGTCGCTGCCCGTCTCCGCCAGGTACTGGACCAGGTTGTAGGTAAACGAATCGTAGTTATCGAGCACGAAAAGCATGGCGTCCACTTCGCGAGGCGGGTTCGCTGTCACTCTAACGGCGATACTCGAACTCTCCTCGCATTATGAATTGGACCGGACCGGTAAGTTCAATGACATTATCCTG contains:
- the argS gene encoding arginine--tRNA ligase, with product MVKDRYQKQFAEAVSAAFKAAYPDAPQPQGESDAFGLPALLAQLVPPKDPTMGRFCLPVFRYSRLLRQKPADIAARLGPLINKALSSVDAASSLRCESIGGYLNARIDPVAFTTEVLSEILTRGNRYGDSDLGKGQINLVEYSSPNIAKPFGIGHLRSTIIGHSLRRIYKKLGYHALGINYPGDWGTQFGKMIVAFRKWGSEEMLQGDAVKNLLQLYVRFHREAHENPALEDEARLAFKELEQGGPSAVALWERFKQISYAEFNRIYGLLGIEFDWTYGESVLNDRMEAMIQRLERAGLTSRSQGALVVDLGETNLPPLLLRKSDGATLYATRDLAGIEYRWEKYPGFHESLYVVNVAQSDHFKQCFKVIAKLEDAEQVPPDKRMSGRIRHVDFGWVRFDGQMMSTRRGNTVLLEDVINEAARLSSDMIREKNPELPDADKIARMVGVGAVIFSQLSLRRQRDIDFRWAEVLNFDGETGPYLQYTHARLCSVIRKYGAEITRDVDLALLNQPEEQRVIELLADFPGVVVDAGEQYEPYFISSHLLKLGSAFNKVYQRKDEQGRIDKIISDNADLTTARMALVKSVQTVINEGLYLLGLQAPEAM
- a CDS encoding MFS transporter; this translates as MTVDLHRRTETISPGGIWNRARGAIDAYMASVQMFSRNARLYLIGSFLIGFNYSVFELLLNLYLKELGFVEGQIGYVQSSRAVGMTLIAIPAAMVLSRISLKPLLIGCCLLMTFFSYGLTTWTEFEFLLGFGLLGGMAFAFFRVASGPFYMRNSTQAERTHLFSFSFGTHLLAGMIGSWGSGNLVKLIGDQTGNIILGYQVTLYVALAISLAAVIPLSLIKASPPSAEEHWFGLNREQFRRRGGFYLRLTTVNLLIGIGAGLIIPFLNLYFRDRFGLSPDRIGFYFILLSFGMLAGTLCGPLITPRFGLVRTIVWTQMASIPFMLILAYTHSLYLAVPAFIIRGALMNMGVPINNNFSMELSEKGEQGLVNAILMISWTGSWMFSVALGGNLIERYGYTVVLNVAVALYVLASLAYYVFFSRVEKRREDRNGWYLPGDARV
- a CDS encoding aminodeoxychorismate/anthranilate synthase component II, producing MLFVLDNYDSFTYNLVQYLAETGSDVCVARNDEVSVSEVLAMRPSGIVLSPGPGRPENAGILEALIREAAGKVPILGVCLGHQAIGRVFGAQIEYAPSLMHGKTSVVCHDGSLLFRGVNSPMTAGRYHSLVVAMETVPQFLAVTAWSDDGVVMGIAHRQWPVYGVQFHPESVLTPSGRQILDNFVGSLET